The sequence below is a genomic window from Lycium ferocissimum isolate CSIRO_LF1 chromosome 9, AGI_CSIRO_Lferr_CH_V1, whole genome shotgun sequence.
caaatcaattttattttttatgacagTTCGGCAACGATATAATTGAAATGCTTCTTTAATAGTAACTTTCCAGATACTATGCTTAGCTTTCTAGTTTTGATTTACAAAATCAAGTTGCTTCACCACCTTAAAATTGAGAGTACGCATTGAACACCAAGAGAACTAATGCAACTATATGGTGGAATGTCGCTAAATTTTATTCCTTATGCCATAGTTGTACAAAATATTATAGAGAATATTCTTACTGAATCTTTTTACAATTAATATTTCCGGTAATCAGGAAATTTTTCCTATTCATCTAACCCTTCTATAAGAAACCATCTCATTCAtctttaccaaaaaaagaaaccatctcattcataattttattcaataagagttatctctctttctttctctatgCACAAACATAAACTTCAAaagcaaagaagaaaaacattCGCAAGTACCACATTCTATGCAGCAAGCCTGGGCACAGGCATTGATCGAGAAGACTTGTAATAcaaataaaagggaaataaagaaaaagaaaaccaaaatgCAGAAGTTTCTTTTACATGTTAGATCAAACTTAGCAACTCGTTttgaaaaatagaaaagaagagcCATTCCTTCAGATATTCTTGAAACAAAAATTGTATCACCAATTTCAAGATTTTCCCTTGCATACCTATCTCTATAAATTAGCATTGAAAGTTTCCCCTCTGCATCCAACATCTATTTTTTTATGAGTCCTCTCCATCCAACATCTCTATTGACAAATTAACACCAATGGATCCATTTATTCTGCCTCCATTATAATGGTCACCGGAATATACAATTAACTCCACCACTATGTGCAGTCCCATGTTAAGAAAGAAGCCTACTCCAATATTGGTTTTATACAAGGAACTTGAAAtgctaaatttttaaaaagatcgCTCGGTCATTCCTGTCCCCCAGAAGACAACATCAGTCTGCTCACAAGTTAAAATAGTAGTTGAATCCATTCGTGATATTATGAGTTATCCATGCTATTTTATTTTCCACCCACAGTGATAAAAATATTTCGCAGGCTCagcttttcttttgatttttcgaAACTTCATCTATCTCAATACATGACACCTTTTCTATTTTAAGACGTTCCAAAATGCTTGACACTGTTCCAATATTCTATACAACTTATAAGAATAAAGAATTTCATCTGTTCAAATTCTAGTCATCAATGTCATGGTTTTATCAATCAAACTAAACTTTTCAACCATTCTTAATATTTATCTCAGCTACCACAAATACAATACATAAGTCAAATTAAGATTTTAACTTCTCTGTCCACGTCAAACACCATAAGGAGGTAACAACTAAATCTTCAAACACAACAAAAGACCTTGCAGAAACAAGGCTCAGCGCACGCGACTGAAGAGAATCATCTATACAGAGGCAAGAAACACTTGCAACCCTAATCAAACAACAAAGAACAAGACAGAACAGGATCACATTACTAACTGAAATCAATTTTTCATATATCCGTCAAAGCTAGACCTTTGAAGAAACTGGAGCTTTGCACGGCAGATCAGACATAGAATTTCCAATAAAACATCATTGATTTCTGCATGTTTTTGCCTCGAAGATAGAACTGCTTAATAGCCATAAAAGCTGAGAGAAATTTTGTGGCCAAAACAAATGCAAACAACAAGTCTGATTATGAATCATGCCTCAATACTAAATTAGTTCTAACTCAATCTTCCTTTACAACACCTTGTCAAATGTACAAATACGTTTTTCCTTGGCTGAACCCATCGGGAATCCCCTGAGGTGGGCAAGAGTTTTCACTTAGACACCTAAACTTAgggttgttcctattgaacacTCAATCTATTCAAAAACTGTCCTATCAGACACAAAATGCTGACATGGCAAAAAAAGTGTTCCTAAACTATCTCTCTCTATCCCTATCACTGGACTtagaaagtttaaatttttcccaaaaattagcTTTCTCTTGGCTAATCAATATCAATGAAGcctcaattccaaattaatttgGGGTTGTCTCTATGAATCCTATGTATTCATTCTGCTCCATTCAGGCCGATTTCCCTCCAACACAATGTCATTAAAATTGTAACTAggaaatacaacttcaagaaTGCCAATGGAAAGAAAATCCTAAACTAcccattctctctctctttgtaCTAagaaagttcaattttttttcaaaaaagttcaaaaaaaaaaatagctttcttttcAATTCTCACCTTAATAGCCGACTCCGATCAGTAGTATCCTTATACATAGCAAACCTATGTATAACTAATATCGGTACTATTCCtatacaacaaaccaaacagtCGATAAAAAATAATCTCAGCATTACTAATACACCCCATTCAGTGTACTATTCTTATACACaataccaaacaacccctaaaaaTAGAACATCAAGAATACCAATAGAAAAAGGAACTTACCAAAGCCCATTTGATCTTTATAAGACGAAAAGGGTTCACCCTCATCTTTCTTCGGAGTAATATCCTTCACTAATTCATCATACGCTTTCCTCTCCGCCATTTCTTCAAGTTTCCTCAACCTTTCTTTAAGTTCCTCACTTTTTTCTCTGGGTTTCGGACTGCAAAACACGAACTTGGATCCGGATAACAAACCCATCAGATCGGGTCGGGTTGACGGGTTTGACCCGACCCAAATTGATCTCAGATGTTTGTACGGTAACGTCGGATTATCAATAAGGGAAGAGGCGAGTTCTCTCAGGTCATCTGAGAGTTCGAGTTCTAAGGAAGCTTTGGTGAGAAATGAATGTATTGTTTCGGTGGTTGAGATGATAAGGCCGCCGTCAACGGTGGTTGTTACGGTGGCGCCGGTGGTGGAGGGGTTTTCTGTGGAACTCATTTTAATTTCAGATTTGGAATGGAGTATCTAATTATTAAACTGTCTATATTCCCAGCGgtctaaggaaaaaaaaaattatacttctCCATACATTTCTATATCTGAAATTTTAAGTAAACTTCTTTTTTGCTACTAACAAAATGATTTAGGAATTTTTACTGGTTGTAGCTTCTCTTAAGAcatatttattaataataactaccctttaaattatttataaatagtaactaaagtactttttaaaattactGCACATAGCTATATCAGCAACTTCTAGTTACTAGGCCAAATACACGCGTAAAACACTCCCCCCTATTCCCAAATCCCACGTTTAACGGTTATTCAATTAATTAGTCTGATTCTCTCTCCAGCCACTTTAATCCTTGCCGTTTTTTTCTCCCCTAGCTTCCTTCACGTTTCACCACGTTCTAACCATTGTTGCGAAAATTGGGGAAGTTGTATTTGGATAGGTTTTTACATTCTATTGGTGTATTTTTGTTCGAAtaatttcatattttcaaaGATTTTGAAGCGTATTCAACTTCCaatcctttcctttttcttctccaatACCTTCCTTCAAGATTCTTCATNNNNNNNNNNNNNNNNNNNNNNNNNNNNNNNNNNNNNNNNNNNNNNNNNNNNNNNNNNNNNNNNNNNNNNNNNNNNNNNNNNNNNNNNNNNNNNNNNNNNATAATATTAGCTACAGGTAATTTTGAAGGTAGCTATAGTTGGTTACATCCAATCTTATGGTAGCTATTCCTATAAGTTTGCCAATGATTTACAgctataaatatatgtataactagACTGcctatgcccgtgctgcgcacgggcccaacactttagattatagtgcatctatatgtatgtagttgtgcttggatagtgattatatatatatatatatatatatatatatatatatatatatgtatatatgtatatattatgttcaaaacacgattaatataacattgtagtttgtgctccgtatctaaaactttattatattaatctttgctacgaatacaaaatcggcaaatttattaatagtttttaaaagagaagagttgtttaaaaagaaactatttttctctctttgagataaaacaatagcaatatttaagcatcagttgatactttcaattttaattcgattaatttaaaggtgtaaaatacttattatttttactcaaattttgatttggataattctaattcaaattattacattaattttacatgtttaaaacgaaacaaagtagaaattgattttctatttaaacgaagaaatactattttttaattttggtaaatattctcggtttagctcattacttgtcatgttgtcttttgcatggttttttaagaaaacgtcgattagaattataatttgacatttaccttattcattatttgatctcgatttgattttttttacgacattaatctcttttcacatttattagagtaagaataaaaataaaaaagtaattaaattctatcttattttaaaatataaatattttaatcttattttaaaatataaatattttaagtatatttattttagtaaacataacaaataaatgacatggcggaatagccaaaaaaaaaaaaaattgtatgatttgactacttaatcttttgaagaaaagcaatttcatttgctcccactaatgaattgatacgcacgtggcaatgaatccatcattattgacttaatgagatactttggaaattatatgaatattgtttgatttttgtaacaccccgtaaacttgaactaggtgtgaacatgcaaaaatctagtattaagatgatattatgtcgatatgaatccattcttgatgaattcgggtggaagatggtcgttttgaagtcaaaccaactagtgaagttcttaaggcctcttaaattcgcctaagttttggtaggtctgtcttctaggcgatttttatgaaaattt
It includes:
- the LOC132030183 gene encoding uncharacterized protein LOC132030183 — translated: MSSTENPSTTGATVTTTVDGGLIISTTETIHSFLTKASLELELSDDLRELASSLIDNPTLPYKHLRSIWVGSNPSTRPDLMGLLSGSKFVFCSPKPREKSEELKERLRKLEEMAERKAYDELVKDITPKKDEGEPFSSYKDQMGFGLHVALTMFTGYLLGYYAFRALFNHSPAMSAAGGILGLVIGMLVETLLFIIRTSSMDKKPARKATSFTTKQKKNQ